The window GACCTCGCGACCATCCTCGCCGACAGCCTCGCCCGGCTCCTCGTGGTCAGCGCGGAGTTCGCCGCCACCGCGCACGCGGCCGTGGCCGACCTCTCGGGCGCGGCCACCCCGCCGGTCCGCCTGGTCGTCGCCGGCGGCGCGCCAGCCGCCGCCGCGCCCGGCGCGGCCGCGGCGTCGACCTTCGAGAAGTTCCTCGCCGCGGGCAGCGGTGAGCGGGTGCCGCTCGCCGACACGCGCTACGACAGCCCCGGGTTCTGGCTCTACACGTCCGGCACCACCGGCACGCCGAAAGCGGCGATGCACCGCCACGGGTCGCTGCGCGACACCGTCGACACCTACGCCACCGATGTGCTCGACATCCGGCCCGACGACGTCACCTTCTCCGTCGCCAAGGTCTTCTTCGCCTACGGCCTGGGCAACAGCCTGACCTTCCCGTTCGCTGCCGGGGCGACGACCGTCCTCGCCCACGCGCGGCCGAACCCGACGGCCGTCGCCCGGGTCGTCACCGAGCACCGGCCGACGCTGTTCTTCGCTGGCCCGACGTTCTACGCCGCGCTCCTCGCCGCCGACCTGCCCGCCGACACCTTCGCCAGCGTCCGCCTCGCGGTGAGCGCCGGCGAGGCCTGCCCCGCCGACCTGCTGCGCCGCTTCCAGCGGCGCTTCGGCATCGAGGTCCTCGACGGCATCGGCTCCACCGAGATGCTGCACATCTTCCTGTCCAACCGCCCCGGCCGTGTCCGGCCCGGCACCACCGGAACGCCCGTCGCCGGCTACGACCTGCGCCTCGTCGACAGCGACGGCCGCCACGTCACGCCCGGCGAGCCCGGCCAGCTGATGGTCCGCGGCCGCTCGGCGGCCAGCGGCTACTGGTGCCGCGCCGACATCTCCCGCCAGGTGTTCGAGGGCCCGTGGACCCGAACCGGCGACATATATGTCGAGGACGAGGACGGCTACTACACCTGCCTCGGCCGCACCGGCGACGTCCTGAAGGCGGGCGGCATCTGGGTCTCCCCCGGCGAGGTCGAGGAACGGCTACGGGCCCACCCCGCGGTCGCGCAGGCCGTCGTCGTCGCGGTCACCGACCACGACGGCCTGGAGACCCCGGTCGCCTGCGTCGTCCCGGCCCCCGGCGAGCAGGTCGGCGAGGCCGACCTCGTCGCCTTCTGCCGCGAAGGACTCGCCGCATTCAAGCGCCCCCGCCGCGTGTTCGTCCTCCCTGAGCTCCCCCTCACCGGCACCGGCAAGATCGCCCGCTCCCAGGTCCGCCATCTGGCCACCACCCTGATGACCAACCCGGACGAGCCCACCACGCCCGCCGAGCCGTCCCCGCTCACCACCGCCAACTGACCCGGCGACGTTCCATGAGCGTCCCGCGGGCCGCTTTCCAGTCGAACTACGGGCGCGCTGGCCGACAGCTGACAGCTGACAGCTGACAGCGCGACGTGCCTGCCGTCGCAGTAGCTGTCGCCCGGCGAAGGCACTGCCGTCGACAACACCGTCGTTCCTCATCCCACCTGGGAGCACACGATGACCCACCGATCCGGTCCTGAGATCTCCATCGTCGCGACGCCCCCGGCGACGAGATGGACGATGCGCGGGCAGCATGCGAGGAACCTCCTCGACGGGCTGCCTTCCGTGCGGGCGCGGTATCGGCGGGCGGGCCTGCGCCTGACCGCCTTATCCGCCCTGGCCGCGAGCCTGTTCCTGACTGCCGGATGTGGGAGCGGTGGCGACAACAGCGACGAGAACCCGCCAGCGGACAGCGCCCCGAGCACGGCCGGGGTGCTCGGGCCGGCGGCCCCGGCCCAGGGGACCCCGGTCCGGATCGGAACAATCTCGGACGGCAAGACCCCCTTCGGGGACGTGTCCATCCAGTTCCACGTGGCCGACGCCACCATCAAGTACCTGAACGAGCACCGCTCTGGCATCGCCGGCCGGCCTATTCAACTGGTCACGTGTGAGGCCCAGGCGGACCCGAGCAAGAGCATCGACTGCGCGAACCGCATGATCCAGGAGAACGTCGTCGCCGTCGTCCTGCCCGAGCTGACAGCGATGGATGACGTCTGGAGGACGCTGCACGACGCGAAGATGCCGGTGATGCTCTTCGGCGCGAGCAGCTCGACGCTGCTGGCCGACACCGAGTCGACCTTCACCCTGGGTGATCCGCTGTTCGGCCGGGTGAGCCTGCCCATCCAGCTCGCGAAGGACTCCGGCGCCACCAAGGTGACGGCGATCGTGATCGACGTGCCGGCCGCGCTGAGTCTCTATGACACGATCGCGCCGCCGATATTCGAGGAAGCCGGCATCGGCCTCAAGGTCGTCCGGGTTCCCCCGGGCACCCCCGACATGACGCCCCAGCTGCAGAGCCTGGCCGCCAGCGACCCCGGAGTCGTGCAGATCGTGGGGAACGACGCGTTCTGCATCAGCGCGTTGAACGGTCTGCGGGCGATCGGATTCAACGGCAAGATCACCGCTATCGCGCAGTGCATCACCGACGCGACCCGCCGGGCGGTGCCGGCGGACATGCTCGAGGGGATAGCCGTCGCCGCCGCGACGCCGATCGGAACGGACAACCCGTCGACACGCCTTTACAACGCCGTCGTGGAAACCTACGGCAACGGCATCGACACCAGCTCGGCCGGCGGGGTGAGCATGTTCATCGCGCTCGCCGGCTTCCAGGCGGCGACCGAGGGGATCTCAGGGAGAGACATCACCCCGGAGGCCATCGTCGCTGCAATCAAGGCGATGCCGGAGAAGGAGCTGCCGGGCGCGGGCGGCTTGCGGTTCCGCTGCAACGGCAAGGCCAGCCCGACAGCGCCGGCGATCTGCGTCCGCGGCGGGCTGATCACCACCCTGAACGCCAAGGGCCAGCCCACTGACTATAAGGCGGTCGGTTCCTCTCCCATCGGAGGCTGAGGGGCTCTGTTGTGTTGTCTGGGCGCAGCGGTTGGGCCGACCGGTCAGGCATGATCGCCGCTGGGCGGAGTTCCGGGCCGCGACGCCTGTCGAGGGCGGCGCGCCGGGGCATTAACAGTTTCCCAACTTTGGCACATATGCCGGGCGAAATAGCAGCAGCCAGTAGCATGTGGGACATCTGGGGGCATTCGGGGACCGCGGTCATGACGGCAGATTCCAGAACCGGCTCGGGGGCCGGCCGGTCGTGTGGACGGGCCACCGCCTGAGAACGGCAGAGAGACAGTGGACGACGGCGAACGCGCGCATGGAGCCGGCCCGAAGGATCTCGGTGCCGAGACCGACGCCTTCCTGACCGCGTGGCGGAGCTTTCCGGCCACGTCCCCGCCGTCGCTGGCCGCGCTTCGGCGCCTTGCCGCCCGGCGGCCACCCCCGAGGGCGGCGGCCGATCGCCGTGACGACCGACGTTCCTCACCCGGCGCCGCGCCGCCGTATGCCACGCCGCCGTATGCCACGCCACCGGGCGCCGCACCGCCGGCCCCGGCCCCGGGGCCGGCCGGGGCGCCATCGGGGCGGGCTCGCCCGGCCCAGCCGATGGCGTCGACCCCGCCGAGGCCCGACGACGTGGCCGAACCCGGACCGCCGAACACCTACGCCGCGAACGACGGTGCCACGGTCTTCGTCGGACGGCTCAGCCGGGACGCCCAGTTCCGCGTCCTCGGCCGCCGGGCCGCGGTCCTGGCCGCCGTGCTTCTCCTGGCCGTCGTCGGTTCGGTCACGGCGGCGGCGGTGCTCGTCCGATGAGTCTGAACAACCACCGACAACCCTCTGGGAGAGCGTGTGTCCGAGCAGCCAGTGTCGCCGGCCGAGGTGGCGTGGTTCGCGCAGCGGTGCGACCTGGTCGTCCGCAACGTCGAACGCGTCATCCGCGGCAAGACGGATGTCATCCGGCTGGCTGTGCTCTGCCTCGCCGCCGAGGGTCATCTGCTCATCGATGACGTGCCGGGCGTGGGCAAGACGTCGATCGCGAAGGCGCTGGCGAGGTCGATCGCTGGCACGATGCGCCGGATCCAGTGCACGCCGGACCTGCTGCCGACCGATGTCACCGGCGTCAACATCTGGAATGCCGACACCAGGAAGTTCGAGTTCCAGCCCGGCCCCGTGTTCGCGAACGTCGTACTCGCCGACGAGGTGAACCGGGCGTCACCGAAGACGCAGTCCGCGCTGTTGGAGGTGATGGAGGAACGGCAGGTGACCCTCGACGGAACCGCCTACCCGCTGGAGCGGCCCTTCCTGGTCATCGCCACCCAGAACCCGGTCGAGCACGGCGGCACCTTCGACCTGCCCGAGGCGCAGATCGACCGGTTCATGATGCGCCTCGCGGTCGGCTACCCGAGCCACGAGGCGGAGGTGGACATGCTGGCCAGCCGGTCGGCCGGCCAGTCGGTCGAGGACCTGGCGCCGGTGGTGTCCGCCGCCGATGCGCAGCTGATGACCGCGACGGTGCGGCGCGTCCACATAAGCCGCGACCTGCTCAGCTACGTCGTGACGATCGTGGACGCCACCCGCCGGCGCGGCGAGCTCCGGCTGGGCGCGAGCCCCCGCGGGGGTCTCGCGCTCGTCGTCGCGGCGCAGGCGCACGCGGCGGCCGAGGGACGCGCCTTCGTCATTCCCGACGACGTCAAGACGCTCGCCCCGCATGTTCTCGGGCATCGGCTGCTCCTGCGCCCGGAGGCCGAGCTGAACGGCGTGACCGCCGAGAAGGTGCTCGGCTCGATTCTCGTCGGGATCCCGGTACCCGGCGAACGGCCGGCCTTCCGATGATCACTCGCTCCGGGCTCCTCATGGCCGCGCTCGCGGTGGCCCTGGGTGTCGCCGGCTTCGTCCTGCGCTACCCGGAGTTCGTCGTCATGTCGGCCGCGGCCACGCTGGCGCTCGTCGTCGCCTGCGGCTGGCTGTTCGTGGCCCCGGACGTCGTGATCAATCGTGAGATCCGCCCGGCCGGGGTGGTGGAGGGCGAGCCGGCTTCCGGCGTCCTCACGGTCACCAACGTCTCCGGGCGGCGCTGCCCGCCGCTGCGGGCCGCCGAGCGCGTCGCCGGCACGTCGATCGGCATCGCGCTTCCCAGCCTCGCGGCCGGGGCCGGAACCCAGCGCGGTTACGCGATCCCCACCGGGCGGCGCGGGGTGTTCGAGATCGGCCCGCTGGTCGTCGGCCACAGTGATCCGCTGCGGCTCATCCAGCTGCGCCGGGAGCTGCCCGGGCGCTCGACCCTGCGGGTGCGCCCGCGGGTGCTCGCCGTCGCGCCGCTGCCGACCGGGGGGTCGTTCGAGCTCGACGGGCCGGCGGCGCGTGAGGCACCGCTGGGCGG of the Pseudofrankia saprophytica genome contains:
- a CDS encoding ABC transporter substrate-binding protein, translating into MTHRSGPEISIVATPPATRWTMRGQHARNLLDGLPSVRARYRRAGLRLTALSALAASLFLTAGCGSGGDNSDENPPADSAPSTAGVLGPAAPAQGTPVRIGTISDGKTPFGDVSIQFHVADATIKYLNEHRSGIAGRPIQLVTCEAQADPSKSIDCANRMIQENVVAVVLPELTAMDDVWRTLHDAKMPVMLFGASSSTLLADTESTFTLGDPLFGRVSLPIQLAKDSGATKVTAIVIDVPAALSLYDTIAPPIFEEAGIGLKVVRVPPGTPDMTPQLQSLAASDPGVVQIVGNDAFCISALNGLRAIGFNGKITAIAQCITDATRRAVPADMLEGIAVAAATPIGTDNPSTRLYNAVVETYGNGIDTSSAGGVSMFIALAGFQAATEGISGRDITPEAIVAAIKAMPEKELPGAGGLRFRCNGKASPTAPAICVRGGLITTLNAKGQPTDYKAVGSSPIGG
- a CDS encoding benzoate-CoA ligase family protein, which gives rise to MTTTSSPGQSALAGTAGFNAYDWLLRRRAADDPARRAVIAVDAAGRARELSYGDLDALVAQCGAGLVAAGLRREERFVLCMADGPELVALFLAGLRIGAVPVPVSTMLTGKDLATILADSLARLLVVSAEFAATAHAAVADLSGAATPPVRLVVAGGAPAAAAPGAAAASTFEKFLAAGSGERVPLADTRYDSPGFWLYTSGTTGTPKAAMHRHGSLRDTVDTYATDVLDIRPDDVTFSVAKVFFAYGLGNSLTFPFAAGATTVLAHARPNPTAVARVVTEHRPTLFFAGPTFYAALLAADLPADTFASVRLAVSAGEACPADLLRRFQRRFGIEVLDGIGSTEMLHIFLSNRPGRVRPGTTGTPVAGYDLRLVDSDGRHVTPGEPGQLMVRGRSAASGYWCRADISRQVFEGPWTRTGDIYVEDEDGYYTCLGRTGDVLKAGGIWVSPGEVEERLRAHPAVAQAVVVAVTDHDGLETPVACVVPAPGEQVGEADLVAFCREGLAAFKRPRRVFVLPELPLTGTGKIARSQVRHLATTLMTNPDEPTTPAEPSPLTTAN
- a CDS encoding AAA family ATPase, whose protein sequence is MSEQPVSPAEVAWFAQRCDLVVRNVERVIRGKTDVIRLAVLCLAAEGHLLIDDVPGVGKTSIAKALARSIAGTMRRIQCTPDLLPTDVTGVNIWNADTRKFEFQPGPVFANVVLADEVNRASPKTQSALLEVMEERQVTLDGTAYPLERPFLVIATQNPVEHGGTFDLPEAQIDRFMMRLAVGYPSHEAEVDMLASRSAGQSVEDLAPVVSAADAQLMTATVRRVHISRDLLSYVVTIVDATRRRGELRLGASPRGGLALVVAAQAHAAAEGRAFVIPDDVKTLAPHVLGHRLLLRPEAELNGVTAEKVLGSILVGIPVPGERPAFR